In Pseudoxanthobacter soli DSM 19599, the sequence GCCACAGGATGTGGCTCCCGAACGTCGCCATCAGCCCGCATTCCTCGATGATGGGAATGAAGCGGTCCGGCGGGATCAGGCCGCGCACGGGATCGCGCCACCGCACCAGCGCTTCGAAGCCCACCCGCACGCCGTCGCTGAGCCGTATCAGCGGCTGGTAGTGCATCTCGATCGCACCCGACTTCATGGCGCGCGGCAGGTTGTCGATCACCCAGCGCCGCTTGTCGGCAGCATCGCGCATCGAGCGGTCGAAGAACGCGAAGCCGCCGCCTTCGGCCTTCACGGTGTAATGGGCGAGATCGGCATTGCGCTGCAGGTTGCCGACATCGCTCGCGTCGTGCGGCCAGAGGCTGATGCCGACGCTCGCGGCAAGCAGCACGGGCACGTCGTCCACCATGACCGGCGCGCAGAGATCGGCCACCAGCCGGCGCGCGAACGCATCCAGTTCACGGCGGTCGGTGCGATAAGGCAGGATCAGCGCGAACTCGTCGCCGCCGAGGCGGGCGGCGATTCCCTCCGGTTCCACGGCATTGCGCAGGCGCTGGCCGATCTCGACCAGGACGGTATCACCGACCGCATGGCCGCGGGTGTCGTTGATCTCCTTGAAGCCGTCGATGTCGATCATGAACAGGCTGCCGCCGGCCTGGCCGGTGCGGGCCATCGCCTGGTCGAGCGCATCGGAGAAGCCGGCCCGGTTGCGCAGCTCGGTCAGCCCGTCGTGGACGGCGAGGAAATCGATCCGCTGGCGGGCGCGCACGTCCTCGGTGATGTCGCGGACGACGGCGATGATGGCCGAAAGCTTGCCGGACGCATCGCGCTCCGGCGCGCAGCGGATCCAGAGGTGGCGGACGTCGCCGTCGTGAAGGATGACCCGGGACGAGCCTTCCGCGCTCTCCGCGCCGTTGAAGATGCCGCGCAGCAGCGACGAGAAGTTTTCCCGGTCGAGCGGATGGAGCAGTTCGTTGGCCTTGGCCGCGTCGATCGGCTCCGGATCGAGCTTCAGCATCGCCGACAAGGTTCGCGAGAGCTGATAGGTCTGGTTCGACAGATCGAGCCGCCAGCTGCCGAGCTGGGCCATGGTCTGGGCCTGATGCAGTTCCTGCTCGCGCAGGCGCAGGTTCGCCTCGGCCAGCTTGAGCGCCGTGACGTCGTGCTCGCCGACGACGTAGGCCGTTCCGCCGGTTTCCGGGTCCAGCGTCGCGACGGCCTCGATGCCATGCCAGCGCCGGCCGGCCGCGGTCGTCACCTCCACGAAGGCCTGAGCCGCACCGGTCCGGCGGAGTTCCTCCAGGAAGCGGTCGCCCGCCGCGGCGTCGGCGAACCGCGCCATCAGGTCGGCGCGATCGGCCTCGTAGGTCGAGATCGCCGCCGCGTTGCGATAGAGCGCCCGGCCGTCGGAATCGAAGAAGGTGATCTGGTCGCGGCTGTAGCGCAGCGCCTCCGCGGCGCGGCGGTCGCTGAGGTCGCTCCGGACGGGGATCCCGATAGAGAGGATTCCAACGTCGCCCTCGCCGAGCCGGACGGCCTGCATGAGAATGTCGAAGGTCTGCGGCTCGGACGCGGTGTAGAAGGTCCAGCGCTCGAACGTCGCCTCGCCGCTGACGGAGCGGCGGATCACTTCCTCGAGCCGCGTGCGCGACACCGCCGACATCGCCGGAACTTCGCGCGCCCTCAGGGCCTCGACGCTGGCGACCCCCCACATGCGCAGTCCGGCGGCGTTCGCATAGACGTTGCGTTCGGAGGCCAGATCGAGCACCCAGACGGGCTGTGACAGCACGTCAAATCCTTCGCCGCGAAAGCTCGGGAGAAACTCTATCGGCGTCGGCTGAACGCTCTCTGCCATCACAGCGACACTCGCGTAACTCGCGCTTTCTTTCGACTTCGACGTGAGGACCCCCCTAAAAGCGGACACAAACGGGCCACGCCCGTCTATCCCTTCCAGCCTGCGCGGCCCCCCAGCCGTGGGCTAGAAAAATACATGAAAGCGGCCGTGTAAATACTTCATCGGTCATTCGTCGAAGGCTGACGCGGCCCGCTCTCGCGCATTTCCGGACCAAGTACATAGCATTCTATCAAATCCGCGGCGTTTTGTCCCTGCCCGGCCGGACACCGGACTGCGAGGGGATTGCAACGCCCTGTTCGGCCTGCCATCGTGCGGCCCCGCCCAACCATGGCTGGCGTCCCGAGCGGCGCGCGATTCGCCGCCTTTCCGATGGAATTGTGATGAAGATTCTCGTTCCCGTAAAAAGGGTTGTCGACGCGAACGTGAAGGTGCGCGTGAAGACGGACGGCACCGGCGTCGACCTGTCGAACGTCAAGATGTCAATGAACCCGTTCTGTGAAATCGCGGTCGAGGAAGCGTTGCGGCTGAAGGAAGCCGGCAAGGCGACCGAGGTGATCGCGGTCTCCATCGGCGGCGAAAAATCGGCGGAGACGATCCGCACGGCGCTCGCGATGGGTGCCGACCGCGGCATCCTCGTCAAGGTGGACGGCACAGTGGAGCCGCTGGCGGTCGCCAAGCTTCTCAAGGCGGTCGCCGAGAAGGAACAGCCGGGCCTCGTCATTCTCGGCAAGCAGGCGATCGACGACGACTCAAACCAGACCGGCCAGATGCTCGCCGCCCTGATGGGCCGGCCCCAGGGCACGTTCGCCTCGAAGGTCGAGATCGGCGACGGCACCGTCGACGTCACCCGCGAGATCGACGGCGGCCTGGAGACGGTCACGCTGGCCCTGCCGGCGATCGTGACGACGGACCTCAGGCTCAACGAGCCGCGCTATGCGTCGCTGCCCAACATCATGAAGGCCAAGAAGAAGCCGCTGGAGGAGACGACGGCGGAGGCGCTCGGCGTCGACGTGACGCCGCGCCTCAAGGTGCTGTCGGTCACCGAGCCGCCGGCGCGCAAGGCCGGCGTGAAGGTCGCCGACGTCGCCGAACTCGTTTCCAAGCTCAAGACCGAAGCCGGGGTGCTGTGATGACGACCCTCCTGATCGCAGACCATGACGCCTCGGGCCTGAAGGACGTCACCGCCCGGGCGCTGACGGCCGCGCTCGCGCTCGGCGAGCCCGTTCACGTGCTCGTCGCCGGCACGGCGCTTTCCGCCGCCGCGACGCAGGCGGCCGCGCTTCAGGGCGTGGAGACGGTGCTCGTCGCCGACAGCCCGGCCTACGCCAACGCGCTCGCCGAGCCGGTCGCGGACCTCGTCGTCTCGCTCGCCGGCGGCTATCGCACCATCGTGGCGGCGGCCACCACCACCGGCAAGAACATCGCGCCGCGCGTCGCCGCGCTGCTCGACGTGATGCAGGTCTCCGACATCACGAAGGTGGTCTCGCCCGACACGTTCGAGCGGCCGGTCTATGCCGGCAACGCCATCGAGACGGTGCAGGCGCTCGACCCGAAGATCGTGCTGACGGTGCGCACCTCGGCCTTCGCGCCGGCAGCCACCGGCGCCAGCGCCGCGAGCGAGGCGGTCGCCGCGCTGCCGGCCGGCCCGGGGCTTTCGACCTGGAAGGGTGCGCACATCGACCAGTCAGACCGCCCGGAGCTGACCTCGGCGAAGATCATCGTCTCCGGCGGCCGGGCGCTCGGTTCGGCGGAGAAGTTCACCGAGGTGATCCTGCCGCTGGCGGATGCCCTCGGCGCGGCGGTCGGCGCCTCGCGCGCGGCGGTCGATGCCGGCTTCGCCCCCAACGACTGGCAGGTCGGCCAGACCGGCAAGATCGTGGCGCCCGATCTCTATGTCGCGGTCGGCATCTCCGGCGCGATCCAGCATCTCGCCGGCATGAAGGATTCCAAGGTCATCGTCGCCATCAACAAGGACGAGGAATCGCCGATCTTCCAGGTTGCGGACTACGGCCTCGTCGCCGACCTGTTCCAGGCGGTGCCGGCGCTGACGGCGGCGCTGAAGTCCTGATCGACACTGTCTGCGGGCGCGGCTCGACCGAGCCCGCGGACACCCGTCGAGGGGATGCGCCCTTTCCGCGACACCCCATCGCGCGGCGGCGTGCCGGCCGCCAGTGGGATAGAGGAAGACCGCGCATGACGACCGATTCCGTCTCTCTCGCCGTCGCGGAGGCCGACGATCTTCCGGCCTTGAAGCGGGAACTTCAGGACGCTTTCGCGGTCGCCGTCATCGCCGAGTTCGGCGATCTGCCGGACGGCCCGATTCCGTCCGACAGCGAACTCGACGAATCGATGTCCGCGCCGGGCGCCGAGGTCCTGCGCATCCTCTGCGACGGGCGCAAGATCGGCGGCGCCGTTGTCGCCATCGACCGGGAAACGCACCGCAACTCGCTCGACCTGTTCTTCCTCTCGTCGCCGGATCGCGGCCGCGGCCTCGGCCTGAAGGCGTGGAAGGCGATCGAACGCCGCTATCCCGAGACGCGGGTCTGGATCACGCACACACCCTATTTCGAGAAGCGGAACATCCACTTCTACGTCAACAAGTGCGGATTCCGGATCGTCGCCTTCTTCAGCGACCGCCATCCGGACCCCCACGGCCCAGCGCCGAGCGGCCTGCCCGACGATGGCGAGGCGTTCATGTTCGAGAAGATCATGGGCGAGGCCGAGGGCACCTAGAAGACATCGGATCGAACGGACTCGCTCGGGTCGACAGGAAATCCGGGAGGAAATCCCTGTCGACAGGAAATCGCGGTCGGCGCGACATTCCCGCGCGGTCAATCGTTCGCCTGCGACGTCTCGCCGGCGCGCCGCGACGACAGCCATTCGAGATTGTGAAACGGCTGTTTGAGATCCGGATAGGTCCCCTGCCGCTCAAGGCCTTCGACGAAGGCGACGAACGCGGCCATCTCGTCGGCCTCGCGATATCGGTGGGCCGCGACACGCGCCCTCGCCGCGAGATCATTAGCCGCCTTCGGAGAATCCCACAGCCGGCGCAGCATCTCGCGCCATGCGGGCTCGTCTTCGGGATCGAGATGGAGGGCGGCGCCCAGCGTCGCCTCGGGCAGACCGCCGCGGGTGGAGGCGATCACCGGCAGACCGTTCAGAACACCCTCGCGGGCGACGCGGCCGAACGCCTCGGGAAACAGGCTCGGCACCATGAGGACGCGGGCGCGGCCATAGACCGGGCGCATGTCCGACTGGTTCGGCAGCAGCGTCACGTTCGGCAGGGCGAGATCGATGCCGTCCTCCGCCGGATCGTACCAGCCGGTGACCGCGAGGAACGGAATGTCGGGCATGGAGGCCGCGAGCCGGGCGAAGAGCTCGCCGCCCTTGGCGCGTATCGGGTTGACCATCACCACCTCGGCCGGCCGCGGCTGAACAGCCACCACTGCGGCACGCTCGATCGGCGGGTGCAGCACGTGCCTGCCCTTGCCTGCCAGGAAGGCGTAGCCGGCGAGGGAACGCTCGCACCACGCCGAATTGAACACGATGCCGTCGAGCGCGCCGCACACGTCGCCGACGCAACTGAAGAAGCAGACCGGAATGCCGGCTTCCACCGCGACGGGGCCGGCAAGATGCGCCCAGTCCATCTGCGTCAGAACGCGGTCCGGGCGGAACCGCGCGAGGACGCCCCTGAAGCCGTCACAATCGAAACGTGGCGCCGGAATGCGTTCGAGCCACGGGTCGGCCGGACGCGGCATCGCCGCGGCAGACGGGGCGCCGGGTGGCGCGGCGCTGGTATGGATCGCGACCTCGTGACCGGCGGCATGGAGCCCCTTCAGCACCGCGTGAAGCGAGATTTCCGATCCGCCCGGTGCAGGCACGAAGCGCTCGGCGACCGCCAGGATCCGCATCCGCTCTCCCCCCTGCCCGGAGCACCTCGCGATCGGGCGACCAACGACACACCACTCCGGGTTCCAGAGCGCTTTCCGATCTGATGGAATCATCAGATCGACCAGAAATCGCTCCAGATTCAAAAACTTGAGCACATCCGACCGCCGGGAATAGCGACGCCCGTCAAGGCCGCCGCTTTCCTCAAGACCGGCTCTTTCCCTGCGTCCGTCTCCGGCGGGGCCTAATGACCCGCGCCGCGGCGCCGGCCGTCGCCGATCGCCCGGTCGAGAATGATCTTCACCACCAAGGTCACGAGGGCAAGCGCGGTCAGCACGGTCGCGGCGGCGAAGGCACCGACCGCGTTGTAATCATGGTAGAGCAGTTCGATCTGCAAAGGCAGCGTGTTGGTCTCGCCACGGATGTTGCCGGAGACGACCGAGACGGCGCCGAACTCGCCCATGACACGGGCATTGCAGAGCACCACGCCATAGAGCAAGGCCCAGCGGATCTCGGGCAGCGTCACCCGCAGGAAGGTGGTGAAGCCGCTGGCGCCGAGGCTGAGCGCCGCTTCCTCGCCGTCGTTACCCTGCGAATCCATCAGCGCGATGACCTCGCGGGCGACGAGCGGCGCCGTCACGAACAGGCTCGCGAGCACGATGCCGGGCCACGCGAACAGGATCGCGATGTCGTGGTCGCGCAGCCATTCGCCGAACAGCCCCTGCACGCCGTAGACGAACAGGTAGGACACGCCCGCGACGATGGGCGAGACCGAGAACGGCACCTCGATCACCGCGATCAGCAGGCGCCGGCCGCGGAAGCGGAACTTGCCGATGGCCCAGGCCGCGGCGAGCCCGAACAGGGTGTTCACCGGCACCGCGATCATGGCGACGAACACCGTCAGCCAGATCGCCTTCAGCGTGTCGGGATGGGCGAGGTTGGAGAGGTAGCTGCCGACGCCCGCCTTGAACGCCTCGGCCGCGATGACGACGATCGGGGCGCCGAGGACGACGAGCGTGCCGACAACGGCGAGGCCGATGAGCACGGCCTTCGTCAGCGGCCCCTCGCCCACCCGGCGGCGGGCGCGGACCGGCCGGCCCGCTTCTGCGGCGCGGCTGCCGCCCGTTTCCATCGCGACGCTCATGTGCGGCTCGTATAGCGAAGCTGCCAGGACTGCAGCGCGTTGGTGAGGGCGAGGATCGCGAACGCCATGCCGAGCATCACCGCCGCGACGGCGGCGGCGCCCTGATAGTCGTATTCCTCTAGGCGGATGAAGGCGAGCAGCGCCGCGATCTCGGTGTGCATCGGCTGGTTGCCGGCGATGAAGATGATGGCGCCGAACTCGCCGAGGCAGCGGGCGAAGGCGAGCGACATGCCGGCGAGGAACGCAGGCGCGATCACCGGCAGGATAACGCGCCGGAAAATCACGCCGCCCCCGGCGCCGAGCGACTCGGCGGCGTCCTCGATCTCGCGGTCGAGTTCCTCGATGACCGGCTGCACGGTGCGCACCACGAACGGCAGGCTGGTGAAGGCCATCGCCACCATGATGCCGAGCGGGGTGAACGCCACCTTGATGCCGAGCGCGTCGAGCGGGCCGCCGAACCAGCCGTTCTTCACGAACAGCGCCGTCAGCGCGATGCCGGCGACCGATGTCGGCAGGGCGAACGGAACGTCGACCAGAGCATCGATCAGCCGGCGGCCGGGAAAGCGATAGCGCACCAGCACCCACGCCAGCAGCAGGCCGAAGGCCGCGTTGAAGGCGGTGGCGACGAAGGCGCTGCCGATTGTGACGCGATAGGCCGCGAGCGCGCGGCGGCTGAACGCCACGGCGGCGAAGTCGACCGGCCCGAGGCTGGCCGCCTTCCAGGCGAGCGCTGCCAGAGGCAGCAGAATGATGAGGGCGCAATAGGCGACGGTGATGCCGATCGACAGGCCGAAGCCCGGCAGCACGCGCCTTCTGACCCGCCGCTTCGGGCGGTCGGACGGCTGCGCGCTCATGAAGACTGCCGCATGACGTATTCCTCACCTCGCCGGCCTTCCGGCCGACGCCTTTTGCAGATCCCGCGGCCGATGCGCAACCCGTGCCCGATGCAAGGCCGCATCCCGCCGCCGTCACACGAACCCGATCCAGCGCCCCGCCACGAGAACCGCGATCCAGGCAGCGGCCGAGATGCCGGCTGCGATCCGTGTGGCCGGCCTCACCGCACCGCCGGCGAGCGCCGCCCGATAACCCGGCCCGATGTGCTGCAGGCCGACATTGCAGAGCGCGAGGGCGAGGAGGCCCATCTTCGCCAGGAAGGCCGCGTTGCCGATATAGGCCGCAGGCCGGACGCTGAAGAGCCACAGCCCCGTCAGCGCCGCTGCCGCCAGACCGAAAGCCGCCGCCCGGGACAGGAACGGGCCAATGGCGGCGAGCGGCACCGCGCGGAAGCAGCCCGCAAGCCTCAGGTCGAGCGGCAGGATCGCGCCCACCAGAAGGCCGATCCCGAGAATGTGAGCCGCATTGACGAGCAGATACGCCGTTGCGGAACCTCTCAGGAGCGCCGCGCCGGGCCAGTCCGCGATCCAGTCGACGACCGTCATCCTTCCGGCCCGTCGCCGCTCAGTCCGCCCGGATCCGCTCCGGGTACATGTCGTAATTCTCGCCGCCGACGGTGATGCGCACGGCCTTCATGCGCGCCTCGCCGGCGTCGAGGGAACGGTTGCCGAGCACGATCACCTCGTCGCCGGCCCGGGCGCTTTCGGCACCGAAGCCGGAGCGTTCCGTCTGCCGGGGATTGCCCAGGTCGACCTGCCAGACAACGCCATCGCCGGCGCGGACCTTCAGCGCCGGATGCGGCGGCGCCATGGAGACCGTCTCGATCACACCGACGAGTTCGCTCTGCTCGCCCTCCGCCCAAGACCAGCCGTGGTGACCCTCAGCGGTTGTCGCGGCGAGCGCCGCGGCCAAACCGGCGGCGAGAGCGGAACCGTGCCCGGCCCGCTTTCCCGGACGGAACGAGGCTATCGAGAGAGACTTGCCCTTCAAGACCATGTGGAGACTCCTTCGGTGCGGCCCCAGCCCGGATGAAGGCCGAAGGCGAACGCGGAGTTCCGCCCGATCATGCGGTGTTGATGAGTGAGAGCCAATCCCGTTCGAGATCGGACCGCTCCCGACGGCAAGGATAGGCGCAAGCCTTTGATCCGGTGCCGTTTCCTGTCGATCGGGTCCGTCTCTCCGATCTGAAGGCGTTCCAGGCGGGCGAAAGCGCGGCCGGTCGGGGTGCCGGCCGCGCTCCGCAATCAGCGGCCGGCCAGAAGCTGGTCCACCGTACCGCCGGGCCCGAACTCTTCCTTCGAGACCTTCGCCCAGCCGCCGAACACGTCGTCGACCGTCAGAAGGCGCACGTCGGGGAACTGGTCCTTGAACTTCTCCACCACGCCCTTGTCGTGCACGCGGTTGCCGAACTGGGCGAGGATCTCCTGCCCTTCGGGGCTGTAGAGATAGTTCAGGTAGTTCTCGGAGATCGCGCGGCTGCCGCGCTTGTCCACGACCTTGTCGACCACCGACACCGGGAACTCGGCCAGAATGCTGACCGGCGGCACCACGGTCTCGAACTTGTCGGTGCCGTATTCCTTGGCGATGCCGCGGGTCTCGGCCTCGAAGGTCACCAGAACGTCGCCGGTCTCGCGCTCCACGAAGGTGGTGGTCGCCGCACGGCCACCGGTGTCGAACACCGGGACGTTATCGAACAGCTTGCCGACGAAGGCGTTCACCTTCTCCTTGTCGCCGCCGAACTTCTCCAGCGCGAACGCCTCCGCGGCCAGAACGGTGTAGCGCGCGTTGCCCGAGGTCTTGGGGTTCGGGAAGATCACCTGCACGTCGTCGCGCACGAGATCGTCCCAGCTCTTGATGTTCTTCGGGTTGCCGGCGCGCACGAGGAAGGCCGGCAGCGAATAATAGGGCGAGGCGTTGTTCGGCAGGCGCTTGTTCCAGTCAGCGTTGATCAGGCCGCCCTTCACCAGCACGTCAACGTCGGTGACCTGGTTGAAGGTGACGACATCCGCATCGAGCCCTTCGAGGATGGCGCGGGCCTGCTTGGACGAGCCGGCGTGGGACTGCTTGACCTCGATGGTCTTGCCCGTCTCCGCGGCATATTTCTTCTGCCAGGCCGCATCGATCGCCGCGTAGAGCTCGCGGGAGATGTCGTAGGAGACGTTCAGGATGGAGTTCGGCTCCTCGGCGCGCGCGCCGCCGGCGGGCGCCATCGCCAGGGCGAAGCCGGCGGCCAGGAGGCCGGCGGTCAGGATCTTCTTCATTTGATGTCTCCCAGGGCTGAACCGTCCCGGCACCCCTGAGGAGGCAAGCGCGCGGCGTGCGACGATTCCGATCAAATTGCTGTCCGAACCTAGCCGGAATGCCGCCTGCCCCGGAACGGACGGAATCGTGGCGA encodes:
- the cysT gene encoding sulfate ABC transporter permease subunit CysT; this encodes MSAQPSDRPKRRVRRRVLPGFGLSIGITVAYCALIILLPLAALAWKAASLGPVDFAAVAFSRRALAAYRVTIGSAFVATAFNAAFGLLLAWVLVRYRFPGRRLIDALVDVPFALPTSVAGIALTALFVKNGWFGGPLDALGIKVAFTPLGIMVAMAFTSLPFVVRTVQPVIEELDREIEDAAESLGAGGGVIFRRVILPVIAPAFLAGMSLAFARCLGEFGAIIFIAGNQPMHTEIAALLAFIRLEEYDYQGAAAVAAVMLGMAFAILALTNALQSWQLRYTSRT
- a CDS encoding GNAT family N-acetyltransferase, which codes for MTTDSVSLAVAEADDLPALKRELQDAFAVAVIAEFGDLPDGPIPSDSELDESMSAPGAEVLRILCDGRKIGGAVVAIDRETHRNSLDLFFLSSPDRGRGLGLKAWKAIERRYPETRVWITHTPYFEKRNIHFYVNKCGFRIVAFFSDRHPDPHGPAPSGLPDDGEAFMFEKIMGEAEGT
- the cysP gene encoding thiosulfate ABC transporter substrate-binding protein CysP, whose product is MKKILTAGLLAAGFALAMAPAGGARAEEPNSILNVSYDISRELYAAIDAAWQKKYAAETGKTIEVKQSHAGSSKQARAILEGLDADVVTFNQVTDVDVLVKGGLINADWNKRLPNNASPYYSLPAFLVRAGNPKNIKSWDDLVRDDVQVIFPNPKTSGNARYTVLAAEAFALEKFGGDKEKVNAFVGKLFDNVPVFDTGGRAATTTFVERETGDVLVTFEAETRGIAKEYGTDKFETVVPPVSILAEFPVSVVDKVVDKRGSRAISENYLNYLYSPEGQEILAQFGNRVHDKGVVEKFKDQFPDVRLLTVDDVFGGWAKVSKEEFGPGGTVDQLLAGR
- a CDS encoding DUF6152 family protein yields the protein MVLKGKSLSIASFRPGKRAGHGSALAAGLAAALAATTAEGHHGWSWAEGEQSELVGVIETVSMAPPHPALKVRAGDGVVWQVDLGNPRQTERSGFGAESARAGDEVIVLGNRSLDAGEARMKAVRITVGGENYDMYPERIRAD
- a CDS encoding putative bifunctional diguanylate cyclase/phosphodiesterase; this encodes MLSQPVWVLDLASERNVYANAAGLRMWGVASVEALRAREVPAMSAVSRTRLEEVIRRSVSGEATFERWTFYTASEPQTFDILMQAVRLGEGDVGILSIGIPVRSDLSDRRAAEALRYSRDQITFFDSDGRALYRNAAAISTYEADRADLMARFADAAAGDRFLEELRRTGAAQAFVEVTTAAGRRWHGIEAVATLDPETGGTAYVVGEHDVTALKLAEANLRLREQELHQAQTMAQLGSWRLDLSNQTYQLSRTLSAMLKLDPEPIDAAKANELLHPLDRENFSSLLRGIFNGAESAEGSSRVILHDGDVRHLWIRCAPERDASGKLSAIIAVVRDITEDVRARQRIDFLAVHDGLTELRNRAGFSDALDQAMARTGQAGGSLFMIDIDGFKEINDTRGHAVGDTVLVEIGQRLRNAVEPEGIAARLGGDEFALILPYRTDRRELDAFARRLVADLCAPVMVDDVPVLLAASVGISLWPHDASDVGNLQRNADLAHYTVKAEGGGFAFFDRSMRDAADKRRWVIDNLPRAMKSGAIEMHYQPLIRLSDGVRVGFEALVRWRDPVRGLIPPDRFIPIIEECGLMATFGSHILWQVAAQIQRWVAVGREPGKVAVNLGAGQLLGGDLVGDLRAILAETGLDPARLELEVTETVTVGRRTAEIVSTLETLREMGIAVVLDDFGTGHASLTHLRRLPIDRIKIDRSFVANLGVVNADTAVVRAMLDIARTMDLSVVAEGVETEEQLARLIAIECPLAQGYLFGRPLPPEAPDFWRLDDGVAVGAGV
- a CDS encoding DUF2214 domain-containing protein, coding for MTVVDWIADWPGAALLRGSATAYLLVNAAHILGIGLLVGAILPLDLRLAGCFRAVPLAAIGPFLSRAAAFGLAAAALTGLWLFSVRPAAYIGNAAFLAKMGLLALALCNVGLQHIGPGYRAALAGGAVRPATRIAAGISAAAWIAVLVAGRWIGFV
- a CDS encoding electron transfer flavoprotein subunit alpha/FixB family protein: MTTLLIADHDASGLKDVTARALTAALALGEPVHVLVAGTALSAAATQAAALQGVETVLVADSPAYANALAEPVADLVVSLAGGYRTIVAAATTTGKNIAPRVAALLDVMQVSDITKVVSPDTFERPVYAGNAIETVQALDPKIVLTVRTSAFAPAATGASAASEAVAALPAGPGLSTWKGAHIDQSDRPELTSAKIIVSGGRALGSAEKFTEVILPLADALGAAVGASRAAVDAGFAPNDWQVGQTGKIVAPDLYVAVGISGAIQHLAGMKDSKVIVAINKDEESPIFQVADYGLVADLFQAVPALTAALKS
- a CDS encoding glycosyltransferase, producing the protein MRILAVAERFVPAPGGSEISLHAVLKGLHAAGHEVAIHTSAAPPGAPSAAAMPRPADPWLERIPAPRFDCDGFRGVLARFRPDRVLTQMDWAHLAGPVAVEAGIPVCFFSCVGDVCGALDGIVFNSAWCERSLAGYAFLAGKGRHVLHPPIERAAVVAVQPRPAEVVMVNPIRAKGGELFARLAASMPDIPFLAVTGWYDPAEDGIDLALPNVTLLPNQSDMRPVYGRARVLMVPSLFPEAFGRVAREGVLNGLPVIASTRGGLPEATLGAALHLDPEDEPAWREMLRRLWDSPKAANDLAARARVAAHRYREADEMAAFVAFVEGLERQGTYPDLKQPFHNLEWLSSRRAGETSQAND
- the cysW gene encoding sulfate ABC transporter permease subunit CysW; translated protein: MSVAMETGGSRAAEAGRPVRARRRVGEGPLTKAVLIGLAVVGTLVVLGAPIVVIAAEAFKAGVGSYLSNLAHPDTLKAIWLTVFVAMIAVPVNTLFGLAAAWAIGKFRFRGRRLLIAVIEVPFSVSPIVAGVSYLFVYGVQGLFGEWLRDHDIAILFAWPGIVLASLFVTAPLVAREVIALMDSQGNDGEEAALSLGASGFTTFLRVTLPEIRWALLYGVVLCNARVMGEFGAVSVVSGNIRGETNTLPLQIELLYHDYNAVGAFAAATVLTALALVTLVVKIILDRAIGDGRRRGAGH
- a CDS encoding electron transfer flavoprotein subunit beta/FixA family protein, whose amino-acid sequence is MKILVPVKRVVDANVKVRVKTDGTGVDLSNVKMSMNPFCEIAVEEALRLKEAGKATEVIAVSIGGEKSAETIRTALAMGADRGILVKVDGTVEPLAVAKLLKAVAEKEQPGLVILGKQAIDDDSNQTGQMLAALMGRPQGTFASKVEIGDGTVDVTREIDGGLETVTLALPAIVTTDLRLNEPRYASLPNIMKAKKKPLEETTAEALGVDVTPRLKVLSVTEPPARKAGVKVADVAELVSKLKTEAGVL